A window of the Candidatus Omnitrophota bacterium genome harbors these coding sequences:
- a CDS encoding CopG family transcriptional regulator, which translates to MTMRATFTIDDDVHAFLTEVGGANRSAFINQLLKREKQRLLEAAIRKANQEEAEDTEYQKELSDWDETLSDGLSS; encoded by the coding sequence ATGACGATGCGCGCTACGTTTACAATAGACGACGATGTTCATGCGTTCCTGACGGAGGTTGGCGGCGCAAACCGCAGCGCTTTTATCAACCAACTTCTCAAGAGAGAAAAACAACGCCTGTTAGAGGCCGCCATCCGGAAAGCCAATCAAGAAGAAGCGGAAGATACGGAGTATCAAAAAGAATTATCCGATTGGGACGAAACTCTCTCCGATGGCTTGTCGTCATAA
- a CDS encoding RNA methyltransferase produces the protein MSAPLYAALLHYPVYKKNGEIITTSITPLDLHDIARSCLTFGVKKYYVVNHLAIMKHLAGRIAEFWKSEYGVNYNKTRTDALTIMSIKDHLEDCVEEIAQTHGARPILAATSARRSERTTSYFELAERLAREERPYLLLFGTGWGLIDEFIRRCDLLLEPIEGAGEYNHLSVRSAAAIVLDRLCGNRKRD, from the coding sequence ATGAGCGCGCCTCTCTACGCCGCGCTGTTGCATTACCCGGTCTACAAAAAAAACGGCGAGATTATCACCACTTCGATAACGCCGTTGGACTTGCATGACATCGCCCGTTCCTGTTTGACGTTTGGCGTGAAGAAATACTACGTTGTCAATCATTTGGCGATTATGAAGCATCTCGCCGGGCGCATTGCGGAATTTTGGAAAAGCGAGTACGGCGTCAATTACAACAAAACCCGCACTGACGCTTTAACCATCATGTCGATCAAAGATCATCTCGAAGATTGCGTCGAGGAGATCGCCCAGACTCACGGCGCCAGGCCGATTCTTGCGGCGACATCGGCCCGCCGCAGCGAACGGACGACGAGTTACTTCGAACTGGCGGAGCGTTTGGCGCGGGAAGAGAGGCCGTATCTCCTTCTCTTCGGAACCGGATGGGGTTTGATCGACGAGTTCATCCGCCGCTGCGATCTTCTCTTGGAACCGATCGAAGGCGCGGGAGAGTACAACCATCTTTCCGTACGCAGCGCCGCGGCGATCGTACTTGACAGGCTTTGCGGGAATAGAAAAAGAGATTAA
- the trmD gene encoding tRNA (guanosine(37)-N1)-methyltransferase TrmD, which produces MRIDILTTFVDMFSGPFEESIVKRARESSLVEIAVRNLRDWTHDRHHKTDDEQFGGGDGMVMKAEPLIEAVEDLKNESSHIILTTPQGRTFCQATAERLSQKEHLVIICGHYKGVDQRVFDYFHPDEISIGDFVLTGGEIPAMAIVDAVVRLIPGAVNSMGSVEEDSFTSGLLDCPRYTRPQTVRGMEAPEILLSGNHAEIAKWRLEQSLMRTMIRRPDLYSDYLRDQAKKREAGGRG; this is translated from the coding sequence GCGCGCGAATCCAGCCTTGTCGAGATCGCGGTTCGCAATCTGCGCGATTGGACCCATGACCGTCACCATAAAACCGACGACGAACAATTCGGCGGCGGCGACGGCATGGTTATGAAGGCCGAACCTTTGATCGAAGCGGTGGAAGACCTGAAAAACGAATCCTCCCATATTATCTTGACAACGCCGCAAGGAAGAACCTTTTGCCAGGCGACGGCGGAAAGGCTTTCGCAAAAGGAGCATCTCGTCATTATCTGCGGCCATTATAAAGGGGTGGATCAAAGAGTGTTCGACTATTTCCATCCCGACGAAATCTCCATCGGCGATTTCGTGCTCACCGGCGGCGAAATTCCCGCGATGGCCATTGTAGACGCCGTTGTGCGTTTAATTCCCGGCGCGGTCAATTCGATGGGTTCGGTGGAAGAGGATTCATTTACGTCCGGCCTTTTGGATTGCCCCCGCTACACTCGTCCCCAAACCGTGCGGGGGATGGAGGCGCCGGAGATTCTTCTCAGCGGCAATCACGCCGAAATCGCCAAATGGCGGTTGGAGCAATCGCTGATGCGCACCATGATCCGGCGTCCCGATCTCTATTCCGATTATTTGCGAGATCAGGCAAAAAAGCGCGAAGCGGGAGGCCGTGGATGA
- a CDS encoding type II toxin-antitoxin system PemK/MazF family toxin produces MACRHKGAMYKRLEIYWIDLEPTRGAETKKKRPCVILQCDLVNKGSKTLLIAPILPDHKNWPFVVNISPTKENGLDKNRHINLKQLRAVDASRIYNKQGALEKHYLISIYGALKIVFGMD; encoded by the coding sequence ATGGCTTGTCGTCATAAGGGCGCCATGTACAAGCGGCTGGAAATATATTGGATTGATTTGGAACCAACGCGAGGCGCGGAAACCAAGAAAAAAAGACCGTGCGTCATTTTGCAATGCGATCTAGTAAACAAGGGATCGAAGACGCTCTTGATAGCCCCTATCCTTCCCGACCATAAAAACTGGCCTTTTGTTGTGAATATCTCTCCTACCAAAGAAAACGGCTTGGATAAGAATCGTCATATCAACTTGAAACAATTGAGGGCTGTCGATGCGTCTCGCATCTATAATAAACAAGGAGCGCTGGAAAAGCACTATCTGATTTCGATTTATGGCGCCTTAAAAATCGTATTCGGCATGGATTGA
- a CDS encoding cyclic nucleotide-binding domain-containing protein, with protein sequence MLQGLKKGDYVRLPSGSILMKEGEMGNCAYLLVEGRLQVEKEIDGENVPVGVIAPIDLVGEIAILCERPRSATVIALEDVGLIQINRHRLKQIIRRSPDIAETIIKILSSRVVTVSDNLAKTQARYDAFIKPMAQDAPPAIRFEEEPELEREPIDLEPELESIEIEPELEPEPIEEEPDKGKIRRMVSIERREKDSR encoded by the coding sequence TTGTTGCAAGGTTTGAAAAAGGGCGATTACGTCAGGCTTCCAAGCGGCTCCATATTGATGAAAGAGGGAGAGATGGGCAATTGCGCCTATCTCTTGGTGGAAGGGCGCTTGCAAGTGGAGAAGGAAATCGATGGGGAAAACGTCCCCGTGGGCGTCATTGCGCCCATCGATCTAGTTGGCGAAATCGCCATATTGTGCGAACGTCCCCGTTCGGCGACCGTGATCGCTTTGGAGGATGTGGGATTGATTCAAATCAACCGCCACCGCCTGAAGCAGATTATCCGCCGCTCTCCCGATATCGCGGAAACCATCATCAAAATCCTCAGCAGCCGCGTCGTAACGGTTTCCGACAACCTGGCCAAAACCCAAGCCCGTTACGATGCGTTTATCAAGCCGATGGCCCAAGACGCCCCGCCGGCGATTCGTTTCGAAGAGGAGCCGGAATTGGAACGGGAGCCAATAGATTTGGAACCGGAACTGGAATCAATAGAAATAGAGCCAGAATTGGAGCCGGAGCCAATAGAAGAAGAGCCGGATAAAGGAAAAATCCGGCGCATGGTTTCCATCGAGCGGCGAGAAAAGGATAGCCGGTGA